A single window of Paenibacillus sp. FSL H8-0537 DNA harbors:
- a CDS encoding substrate-binding domain-containing protein — MRKQKKITMQEIADRVGVSKYAVSKALSGKSGISAVTRSKIFEMASQLGYMNQKSAKKMPSSKQNEEEEHQIVGILIPNIRSQNKESGYWGKVLDGISKSLEAKGLGSVLISDDSPRNFNLVMKPEGLMGIIGVGLIATPMLVELRNKAIPFILVDHEDELLECDSIFMNNYDIIRKLVKFLIGKGHTQIQFIGQLGYSRSFIDRWSGFRSVMDESRLDYTPSEGLLKVKPTLDEFNLNLLQSSLKELEASRFPTAFVCANDQIALLAMNALQRLGKQVPEQCSLTGFDNNLEILGETPMITTVNAEKEALGIKAVELLQWRLENGHMPYAKILLQSDLIIRESVGDPVN; from the coding sequence GTGAGGAAGCAAAAAAAGATTACGATGCAGGAAATAGCGGATCGGGTAGGCGTATCCAAATATGCGGTATCCAAAGCTTTATCGGGAAAATCGGGCATTAGCGCCGTTACGCGCAGCAAAATATTTGAGATGGCCTCGCAGCTTGGCTACATGAATCAGAAAAGCGCCAAAAAAATGCCAAGCAGCAAGCAGAATGAGGAGGAAGAGCACCAAATCGTCGGCATTCTCATTCCGAATATTCGGAGCCAAAACAAGGAATCGGGCTATTGGGGCAAAGTGCTTGACGGCATTTCCAAAAGCTTGGAGGCAAAGGGGCTGGGCTCCGTCCTCATATCGGATGATTCGCCGCGAAATTTCAACCTCGTCATGAAGCCAGAAGGCTTAATGGGTATTATTGGTGTTGGCTTGATCGCTACACCGATGCTGGTTGAGCTGCGTAACAAGGCGATTCCGTTTATTTTAGTTGACCATGAAGACGAGCTGCTGGAATGCGACAGCATCTTTATGAACAACTATGATATCATTCGCAAGCTGGTCAAGTTTTTGATTGGCAAAGGCCATACCCAGATTCAATTTATTGGGCAGCTTGGCTATTCCCGCAGCTTTATTGACCGCTGGAGCGGCTTCCGCTCGGTTATGGATGAGAGCCGGCTTGATTACACGCCTAGCGAGGGTCTGCTTAAAGTAAAACCGACGCTGGACGAGTTTAATTTGAATTTGCTGCAGTCCAGTCTGAAAGAGCTTGAAGCAAGCCGTTTTCCAACTGCATTCGTATGTGCGAATGACCAAATTGCCTTGCTCGCAATGAACGCCTTACAGCGGCTGGGCAAGCAGGTTCCCGAGCAATGCTCCTTAACGGGCTTTGATAACAATCTTGAAATATTAGGCGAAACGCCAATGATTACGACGGTAAATGCAGAGAAAGAGGCGCTAGGCATAAAGGCCGTTGAATTGCTGCAATGGCGGCTGGAAAACGGGCATATGCCCTATGCGAAGATTTTGCTGCAAAGCGATTTAATTATTCGGGAGAGTGTAGGCGATCCTGTAAATTAG
- a CDS encoding alpha-glucosidase/alpha-galactosidase yields MSFKVAFIGAGSIGFTRGLLRDLLTVPEFNNIKVAFQDINPQNLDMVTQLCQRDINENGLVIEIEPTTDRREALKDARYIFVTIRVGGLEAFQTDVDIPLKYGIDQCVGDTICAGGIMYGQRGIAEMMNICKDIREVAEPNCLLMNYANPMAMLTWACNKYGGVRTIGLCHGVQGGHAQISEVFGLLREEVDIICAGINHQTWYVQIKHNGEDMTGKLLEAFEQHPEFSKTEKVRIDMMRRFGYYSTESNGHLSEYVPWYRKRPEEIRDWIDLGTWINGETGGYLRVCTEGRNWFETDFPNWMKEEPKAYTKEHRGQEHGSYIIEGLETGRVYRGHFNVVNNGVISNLPDDAIIEAPGYADRNGISMPHVGDLPLGCAAVCNVSISVQRLAVEAAIQGDDKLLRQAMMMDPLVGAVCNPNEIWQMVDEMLVAQEQWLPQYGEAIAAAKKRLEKGLAIPVRTYEGAARLKTKSVEEMQSNREEASRNAGESDKAIDRPAAATAE; encoded by the coding sequence ATGTCATTTAAAGTTGCGTTTATTGGAGCAGGAAGTATTGGTTTTACTAGGGGATTGCTGCGTGATTTGCTGACCGTTCCAGAGTTTAATAACATCAAGGTCGCTTTTCAGGATATTAATCCGCAAAATCTCGACATGGTTACCCAGCTATGCCAAAGGGATATTAATGAGAACGGCCTAGTAATTGAAATTGAGCCTACGACCGATCGCCGGGAAGCGCTGAAGGATGCACGTTACATTTTTGTAACGATTCGCGTCGGTGGTTTGGAAGCTTTTCAGACCGATGTAGACATCCCGCTCAAATACGGCATAGACCAATGTGTGGGAGATACTATTTGTGCAGGCGGCATTATGTATGGGCAGCGGGGCATCGCCGAAATGATGAATATTTGCAAGGATATCCGCGAGGTGGCGGAGCCGAACTGCCTGCTGATGAATTATGCGAACCCCATGGCGATGCTTACATGGGCATGCAATAAATATGGCGGTGTACGGACGATTGGCTTATGTCATGGTGTTCAGGGCGGACATGCGCAAATTTCCGAAGTATTTGGCCTTCTGCGTGAAGAGGTAGACATTATTTGTGCGGGAATCAATCATCAAACGTGGTATGTGCAAATTAAACATAATGGCGAGGATATGACGGGCAAGCTGCTGGAGGCATTTGAACAGCATCCGGAATTCAGCAAGACAGAGAAGGTACGCATCGATATGATGCGCCGCTTCGGCTATTACAGCACGGAATCCAACGGTCATTTGAGCGAATATGTGCCTTGGTACCGCAAGCGGCCGGAGGAAATTCGCGACTGGATCGATCTTGGAACGTGGATTAACGGTGAAACGGGCGGCTACTTGCGCGTATGTACAGAAGGGCGCAACTGGTTCGAGACCGATTTCCCGAACTGGATGAAGGAAGAACCTAAGGCATACACCAAGGAGCATCGCGGGCAGGAGCATGGCTCGTATATTATCGAGGGGCTGGAGACGGGACGGGTGTACCGCGGCCACTTCAACGTCGTCAACAATGGCGTGATCTCCAATTTGCCGGATGATGCCATTATTGAAGCGCCGGGCTACGCGGATCGCAACGGCATCAGCATGCCGCATGTTGGCGATTTGCCGCTAGGCTGCGCGGCTGTGTGTAATGTCAGCATTTCTGTTCAGCGTCTGGCTGTAGAAGCAGCGATTCAGGGCGATGACAAGCTGCTGCGCCAAGCGATGATGATGGACCCTCTGGTTGGAGCGGTGTGCAATCCAAATGAAATTTGGCAAATGGTCGATGAAATGCTTGTTGCCCAGGAGCAATGGCTTCCGCAATACGGAGAGGCCATTGCTGCCGCAAAAAAACGTTTGGAAAAGGGCCTTGCCATTCCGGTGCGCACCTATGAAGGAGCAGCGCGTCTGAAAACAAAATCGGTTGAAGAAATGCAGAGCAACCGCGAGGAAGCAAGCCGCAATGCAGGCGAGTCGGATAAGGCGATCGATCGCCCTGCCGCCGCAACCGCTGAATAG
- a CDS encoding AraC family transcriptional regulator has protein sequence MERRGIFQGQLMQAEQYPRVVAYYFKEWNGFEMAYHQHSAVEIMYVISGDCTVELPNKSIPMEKGHFIVIDSMVAHRLHVAEGTACRMLNVEFIFSHTGVGLPSLKRLAETDRALAALFAVQHDYLLLYDPSDVYQMLKALVLELDGKRRAEQLLTALQLTQLLVQIGRLAQEASSQSHDASEFYVGESLAFIQQNYDRDIQVKDIAAAVRLHPGYFHRIFKAGTGCSVMDYVMRFRMEKGRMLLEQTDIPVSDICHYVGVNSSQYFSTLFKKYTNETPLAYRRAVRKEVER, from the coding sequence GTGGAAAGAAGGGGTATTTTTCAGGGGCAGTTAATGCAGGCCGAGCAGTATCCGCGAGTGGTAGCCTATTATTTTAAGGAATGGAATGGCTTCGAAATGGCTTACCATCAGCATAGCGCTGTTGAAATTATGTATGTCATATCAGGCGATTGCACGGTAGAGCTGCCGAATAAATCCATCCCAATGGAAAAAGGGCATTTCATCGTCATCGACTCAATGGTCGCTCACCGTCTTCATGTTGCGGAGGGCACCGCATGCCGGATGCTCAATGTTGAATTTATTTTTAGCCATACCGGTGTGGGACTTCCTTCCCTTAAACGGCTGGCGGAGACAGATCGTGCGCTTGCGGCGCTGTTCGCCGTGCAGCACGATTATTTGCTGCTTTACGATCCGAGCGATGTGTATCAAATGCTGAAGGCGCTCGTGCTGGAGCTGGACGGCAAGCGGCGCGCGGAGCAGCTTCTCACTGCACTTCAACTGACGCAGCTGCTTGTTCAAATTGGCAGGCTTGCGCAGGAGGCCTCCAGCCAGTCACATGATGCATCGGAGTTTTATGTGGGCGAGAGCCTCGCTTTTATTCAGCAAAATTATGACCGCGACATTCAGGTCAAGGATATTGCGGCGGCGGTAAGGCTGCATCCGGGGTATTTCCACCGCATATTTAAAGCGGGAACGGGCTGCTCGGTTATGGACTACGTCATGCGCTTTCGGATGGAGAAGGGGCGAATGCTGCTGGAGCAGACCGATATTCCGGTCAGTGATATTTGCCATTATGTCGGCGTGAACAGCAGCCAATATTTCAGTACCCTTTTCAAAAAATATACGAATGAAACGCCGCTGGCCTATCGCCGCGCGGTGCGCAAGGAAGTGGAGCGCTAG
- a CDS encoding response regulator transcription factor, with amino-acid sequence MAFQQPYSILIVDDEEHIRKLLKLFLKKEGWIVEEASDGINGLFKAMQYNYSMILLDRNLPGMDGLEFCRELKKKKSTPVIMLSACGEEDDRLDGFQAGSDDYVVKPFSPRELMYRIKAIIRRTSEFAYRALQRKQTPDLMLPGLVFDYDSRQVIAGSSKVKLTFREYELLRFMAANINQPISREDLMRRIWGYQSLGDYRTIDTHVKRIREKLNRVHPESASLIQTVWGIGYCLMNPAAETI; translated from the coding sequence ATGGCATTTCAGCAACCATATAGCATTCTGATTGTTGATGATGAGGAGCATATCCGCAAGCTGCTCAAGTTATTTTTGAAAAAAGAAGGCTGGATCGTCGAAGAAGCCTCGGACGGCATCAACGGCTTGTTCAAGGCGATGCAATACAATTATTCAATGATTTTGCTGGACCGTAATTTGCCGGGGATGGACGGGCTTGAATTTTGCCGCGAGCTCAAGAAGAAAAAATCGACACCCGTCATTATGCTTTCCGCCTGTGGCGAAGAGGATGACCGGCTCGACGGCTTCCAAGCGGGCTCCGACGATTATGTCGTTAAGCCATTCAGCCCGCGCGAGCTGATGTACCGCATTAAAGCGATCATTCGCCGCACCTCGGAGTTTGCTTATCGCGCCTTGCAGCGCAAGCAGACACCTGATCTTATGCTGCCAGGACTCGTGTTCGATTATGATTCGAGGCAAGTGATTGCCGGAAGCAGCAAGGTAAAGCTGACGTTCCGCGAATATGAGCTGCTCAGGTTTATGGCAGCCAACATCAATCAGCCCATTTCCCGTGAGGATTTAATGCGGCGAATTTGGGGCTATCAATCGCTAGGCGATTACCGGACGATTGATACCCATGTGAAGCGGATCAGAGAGAAGCTGAACCGCGTCCACCCCGAATCTGCCTCCTTGATTCAGACGGTATGGGGCATTGGCTATTGCCTGATGAATCCCGCGGCAGAGACCATTTAG
- the metE gene encoding 5-methyltetrahydropteroyltriglutamate--homocysteine S-methyltransferase codes for MSQVKSSSLGYPRIGENREWKKALEAFWSGKLEEADFLKQLETIRLNHLQLQKQAGIDLIPVNDFSYYDHILDTAAMFGVVPERFGYTDGPVSVTTYYAMARGNKTASASEMTKWFNTNYHYIVPELKGITPALTENRPLIAYREAKEKLGIEGKPVIVGPYTFLKLSKGYAASELATVAAQYVPLYAQVLRELEQEGVQWVQIDEPSLVTDVSDADLALVQSIYAQLHEAAPKLNLLLQTYFESVQHYAAIAALPVQGLGLDFTAGAEKNLQQLESIGFPQGKVLGAGIIDGRNIWRADLQERKALLSRIAKVVPNDRLIVSSSCSLLHVPVSAALETALPAELAGALAYANEKLEEISVLATALNEGDAAVKEAFDRNAAALAALAASPSRGRASVHAAVASIDAQPSERKAVFAERQVSQKERWQLPFLPTTTIGSFPQTAEVRQARQQWRRGDLGEEQYRVFIKEQIQHWIKLQEEIGLDVLVHGEFERTDMVEFFGEKLEGFAFTKNGWVQSYGSRCVKPPVIYGDVQFSKPMTVEETVYAQSLTSKPVKGMLTGPITILNWSFVRSDLTREQVAYQIALALAEEVKALEEAGIEMIQVDEPALREGLPLKREDWEQYLNWAVLSFRLSTSDVKDTTQIHTHMCYCEFHDIIDSIRALDADVISIETSRSHGELIHSFEEHTYELGIGLGVYDIHSPRVPEVEEMTSMIKRALNVLEPELFWINPDCGLKTRGVDETVASLRNMIQATEQVREQLAK; via the coding sequence ATGAGTCAAGTAAAAAGCAGCAGTTTGGGATATCCGCGTATCGGTGAAAACAGAGAATGGAAAAAAGCGCTGGAGGCGTTCTGGAGCGGCAAGCTTGAGGAAGCGGATTTCTTGAAACAGCTGGAGACGATTCGTCTAAACCATCTGCAATTGCAAAAACAGGCCGGAATTGATCTCATTCCGGTAAATGATTTTTCGTATTATGACCATATCCTTGATACAGCTGCTATGTTTGGCGTCGTGCCTGAGCGCTTTGGCTACACAGACGGCCCTGTATCGGTAACGACCTATTATGCCATGGCGAGAGGCAATAAAACGGCTTCGGCATCCGAGATGACGAAATGGTTCAATACGAACTATCACTACATTGTTCCTGAGCTGAAAGGCATTACGCCGGCTCTGACCGAGAACCGTCCATTGATCGCTTACCGCGAGGCAAAGGAAAAGCTGGGCATCGAGGGCAAACCAGTCATTGTTGGACCTTATACATTTCTCAAGCTTTCTAAAGGCTATGCCGCTTCTGAGCTTGCTACGGTTGCTGCCCAGTATGTGCCGCTGTATGCACAGGTGCTGCGCGAGCTGGAGCAAGAAGGCGTACAATGGGTACAAATTGACGAGCCTTCGCTCGTAACAGATGTGTCTGATGCAGATTTGGCGCTTGTGCAAAGCATTTATGCACAGCTTCATGAAGCGGCACCTAAGCTCAATTTGCTGCTGCAAACGTATTTCGAATCGGTTCAGCATTATGCTGCAATCGCGGCTTTGCCTGTACAGGGCTTAGGTTTGGATTTCACAGCTGGCGCTGAAAAGAATCTGCAGCAGCTGGAGTCAATCGGCTTCCCGCAAGGCAAGGTGCTGGGCGCAGGTATTATTGACGGCCGTAACATTTGGCGGGCAGATCTTCAGGAGCGCAAAGCGCTGCTTTCCCGTATTGCTAAAGTCGTGCCAAACGACCGCCTAATTGTAAGCTCCTCTTGCAGCCTGCTGCATGTACCTGTATCGGCCGCTCTCGAAACGGCACTGCCAGCAGAGCTTGCAGGCGCACTGGCGTATGCCAATGAGAAGCTGGAGGAAATTTCCGTTCTTGCAACTGCGCTGAATGAAGGAGATGCAGCGGTAAAAGAGGCATTTGATCGCAATGCAGCCGCTTTAGCTGCACTTGCCGCATCGCCATCCCGTGGCCGTGCAAGCGTTCATGCCGCTGTAGCGAGCATCGATGCACAGCCGTCGGAGCGCAAAGCGGTATTTGCAGAGCGCCAAGTGAGCCAGAAGGAACGCTGGCAGCTGCCATTCCTGCCGACAACGACAATCGGCAGCTTCCCGCAAACGGCGGAAGTACGCCAAGCAAGGCAGCAATGGCGTCGTGGTGATTTGGGTGAGGAGCAGTACCGCGTATTCATTAAGGAGCAGATTCAGCATTGGATCAAGCTGCAGGAAGAGATCGGCCTTGATGTGCTCGTTCATGGGGAGTTTGAGCGTACGGATATGGTTGAGTTTTTCGGAGAGAAGCTGGAAGGCTTTGCTTTCACGAAAAATGGCTGGGTGCAATCCTATGGCTCGCGCTGTGTAAAACCACCAGTCATTTACGGCGATGTGCAGTTCAGCAAGCCGATGACTGTCGAAGAAACCGTTTATGCACAGTCGCTGACTTCTAAGCCGGTAAAAGGCATGCTGACGGGTCCGATTACGATTTTGAACTGGTCGTTTGTCCGCAGCGATTTGACTCGCGAGCAGGTTGCTTACCAAATCGCGCTTGCCTTGGCAGAAGAAGTGAAGGCGCTGGAGGAAGCAGGCATTGAAATGATTCAGGTGGATGAGCCTGCCCTTCGCGAAGGCTTGCCGCTTAAACGTGAAGATTGGGAGCAGTATTTGAACTGGGCGGTGCTTTCCTTCCGCTTGTCCACTTCTGATGTTAAGGATACGACGCAAATTCACACGCATATGTGCTATTGCGAGTTCCATGACATTATTGATTCCATTCGCGCGCTCGATGCCGACGTTATCTCCATTGAAACATCCCGCAGCCACGGCGAGCTGATTCACAGCTTCGAGGAGCACACATATGAGCTGGGTATTGGCCTTGGCGTATACGATATTCATAGCCCTCGCGTGCCGGAAGTAGAGGAAATGACATCGATGATCAAACGCGCCCTGAACGTGCTTGAGCCAGAATTGTTCTGGATTAACCCGGACTGCGGACTTAAAACGCGTGGTGTAGATGAGACAGTTGCATCGCTGCGCAATATGATTCAAGCGACTGAGCAAGTACGGGAGCAGCTGGCTAAGTAA
- a CDS encoding ABC transporter ATP-binding protein, which yields MEVNKLADNDQASTIMEMNSVSYAYPGTDKVALNGLELRIPASKKVALCGHNGSGKSTLFLQLIGINRPQSGYVSWRGEPLSYKPRELASLRRRVGLVFQDPEHQLILNTAYEDISYGLRNAGLHEEEINRRTGRIIQQLNLQELAHKPLHHLSLGQKKRVALAGVLALEPELVLLDEPAAYLDPISEQRLMAELDRIHASGITPVMATHDMNMAYAWADWIFIMNEGRCILEGTPETVFREGERLRSLGLTLPMVLEAWEALPSELRGEQPPPRTLAQFKAAVKSFVV from the coding sequence ATGGAGGTGAATAAGCTGGCAGACAACGATCAGGCATCAACCATTATGGAAATGAACAGTGTAAGCTATGCATATCCCGGAACGGACAAGGTCGCTTTAAACGGGCTAGAGCTGCGGATTCCTGCAAGCAAGAAGGTAGCGCTGTGCGGGCATAATGGCTCGGGCAAGTCGACGCTTTTTTTGCAGCTTATTGGCATTAATCGTCCGCAATCCGGTTATGTCAGCTGGCGCGGCGAGCCGCTTTCTTACAAGCCCAGAGAGCTTGCCAGCTTGAGACGGCGCGTTGGTCTTGTTTTTCAGGACCCGGAGCATCAGCTCATCTTGAATACCGCTTATGAGGATATTTCTTATGGGCTGCGCAATGCGGGGCTTCATGAAGAGGAAATTAACAGGCGTACGGGGCGTATCATCCAGCAGCTGAACTTGCAGGAACTGGCTCATAAGCCGCTGCATCATCTTAGCCTGGGGCAAAAGAAGCGAGTCGCTCTTGCCGGCGTGCTGGCGCTGGAGCCGGAGCTGGTACTGCTTGATGAGCCGGCTGCTTATCTCGATCCGATATCGGAGCAGCGGCTGATGGCTGAGCTGGACCGCATTCATGCGAGCGGCATAACGCCGGTTATGGCAACGCATGACATGAATATGGCCTATGCTTGGGCGGACTGGATTTTTATTATGAATGAGGGCCGCTGTATATTGGAGGGTACGCCGGAGACGGTATTTCGCGAAGGCGAACGTCTCAGAAGCCTTGGACTCACGCTGCCAATGGTGCTGGAAGCTTGGGAGGCACTGCCGTCTGAGCTGCGAGGAGAACAGCCGCCGCCGCGCACGCTCGCACAATTTAAAGCGGCTGTAAAATCTTTTGTTGTATAA
- the cbiQ gene encoding cobalt ECF transporter T component CbiQ, protein MMKWIDTISYSNRLRDLSAFWKCGLAALLLLLAYLAHPLVQLAIFGWLMLWTIGYAKVPAKLYMALLFSSCLLFVLSLPALLIEFTSSSNSGSAAESLAAEKAGWVLASWEPISLYVPEASLGLAGPIFTRILACLACMFFITLTTPFPELLQVLKRLKMPQIVLELMIIMYRFIFLLLDTAGAMLIAQRARGGQHGFRGKLQGTAAIAVRLFVKTMHRYKGLSNGLMARGFTNEIRLAPAVKRTVRLRYWAEAGLGIIILLAAELWLRYGGE, encoded by the coding sequence ATGATGAAATGGATCGATACGATTTCTTATTCCAATCGGCTGCGGGATTTATCCGCCTTTTGGAAATGCGGGCTTGCAGCCCTGCTGCTGCTGCTTGCCTATCTCGCTCATCCGCTCGTGCAGCTGGCCATTTTTGGATGGCTTATGCTGTGGACGATTGGCTACGCGAAAGTACCTGCCAAGCTTTATATGGCGCTGCTTTTCTCCTCTTGCTTGCTGTTCGTTCTCAGCCTGCCTGCGCTGCTTATTGAATTCACTAGCAGCAGTAACAGCGGCAGCGCAGCAGAAAGCCTGGCAGCTGAGAAAGCAGGCTGGGTGCTCGCTTCATGGGAGCCGATCAGCTTGTATGTGCCGGAGGCATCCTTAGGTCTTGCCGGACCTATTTTCACGCGTATTCTTGCTTGCCTGGCCTGCATGTTTTTCATCACCTTGACTACCCCGTTTCCCGAGCTGCTGCAGGTGCTGAAGCGGTTGAAAATGCCGCAAATTGTACTGGAGCTCATGATCATTATGTATCGCTTCATCTTTCTGCTGCTGGATACGGCGGGGGCTATGCTGATCGCGCAGCGCGCACGGGGCGGTCAACATGGTTTTAGAGGAAAGCTTCAAGGTACGGCAGCTATTGCCGTGCGGCTCTTCGTCAAGACGATGCATCGCTATAAGGGGCTTTCGAATGGGCTGATGGCAAGAGGATTTACGAATGAGATCCGCCTTGCGCCTGCTGTAAAGCGGACGGTTCGCCTCCGATATTGGGCGGAAGCTGGGCTAGGCATAATCATTTTATTGGCAGCAGAGCTATGGCTTCGGTATGGAGGTGAATAA
- a CDS encoding energy-coupling factor ABC transporter substrate-binding protein, producing MSRSAKNIWILAIVVLLAVAPLIFINAEFGGADGAAEEMIQTIAPHYEPWASPLAEVPGETESMLFALQAAIGAGIIGYVIGLFKGKSEKTKQQ from the coding sequence ATGAGCCGCAGTGCCAAAAATATTTGGATTTTAGCCATTGTTGTTTTACTTGCCGTTGCGCCATTAATATTCATTAACGCCGAGTTCGGCGGCGCGGATGGGGCAGCGGAGGAAATGATCCAGACGATTGCGCCCCATTATGAGCCTTGGGCGTCTCCGCTGGCAGAGGTGCCGGGAGAAACAGAAAGCATGCTGTTCGCGCTGCAAGCTGCGATTGGCGCTGGCATTATCGGCTATGTGATTGGCCTATTTAAAGGGAAGTCGGAGAAAACAAAGCAGCAATGA
- a CDS encoding energy-coupling factor ABC transporter permease: MVKLKRKTAASTALLVIGFTLFLLVNEPQAVYAMHIMEGFLPVGWAIFWWVAFIPFFILGVRAIRKITKEAPELKLMLGLAAAFTFVLSALKIPSVTGSSSHPTGTGLGTVMFGPLPMSVLGSMVLLFQAVLLAHGGLTTLGANAFSMAVAGPAAGYAVYRLLMRSGSKQGLAIFSAAAVADLATYIVTSIQLAVAFPAVEGGIIASFMKFGGIFAITQIPLAVSEGLLTVLIWNWLQSFNTDELSILKRRMKGERV, translated from the coding sequence ATGGTTAAGTTAAAAAGAAAGACAGCAGCAAGCACCGCTTTGCTGGTTATCGGCTTCACGCTTTTTTTACTGGTGAATGAGCCGCAAGCCGTCTATGCGATGCATATTATGGAAGGATTTTTGCCTGTCGGCTGGGCGATTTTTTGGTGGGTGGCCTTTATTCCTTTTTTCATCTTAGGTGTACGTGCTATTCGCAAAATTACCAAGGAAGCGCCAGAGCTTAAGCTGATGCTTGGCTTGGCAGCTGCCTTCACCTTCGTGCTGTCCGCGCTGAAAATTCCTTCCGTTACAGGAAGCAGCTCGCATCCGACGGGAACGGGGCTTGGAACGGTCATGTTCGGACCGCTGCCCATGAGCGTATTGGGTTCAATGGTACTGTTGTTTCAAGCGGTGCTGCTGGCGCATGGCGGGCTGACGACGCTTGGAGCGAATGCTTTTTCAATGGCGGTTGCCGGTCCCGCTGCGGGCTATGCGGTCTATCGGCTGCTGATGCGTTCAGGCAGCAAGCAAGGTCTGGCGATATTTTCCGCTGCTGCTGTTGCCGATCTGGCTACTTATATCGTCACTTCCATTCAGCTCGCAGTTGCTTTTCCGGCTGTCGAAGGCGGCATTATCGCGTCCTTTATGAAATTTGGCGGTATTTTTGCGATTACCCAAATTCCGCTCGCTGTTAGTGAAGGCTTGCTGACGGTATTGATCTGGAACTGGCTGCAATCTTTTAATACGGACGAGCTGTCTATTTTGAAGCGGAGAATGAAAGGGGAGCGCGTATAA
- a CDS encoding DUF445 domain-containing protein — translation MKSRYIAGISLAVMGAGFITTRWWLPDNAWTHLLESGFEAGLVGGIADWFAVTALFRHPMGIPIPHTSLLLKNRRKIEGSLISAMENELLNKDSITRKLSGFQLFAGAASAATKLIGKRRFRMSAVDFAQSAVERFPLERISSVLHGFLADYVKKQDFTPIVRKLADRFVHERWDERALDYGLEHVGHWIRKRETEEMLGKLAFKKLEELKVGGFMGFALQAFVGFMNEEKLGGLIQNMLLSTMQELSYPGSPHRQKLLLEVRAQAEKLADNEELMLKLKQLIEQGVDSVETERFIHLRLEELRQLVLDKLEEQHRSGGRAIVQGYRFATDYLNGKQEMLDNWENGIRGYLVRLIENNHYRIGALVRDNLERMDDKALVSMLEEKVGNDLQWIRVNGALCGFVVGVILSFF, via the coding sequence ATGAAATCAAGATATATAGCAGGGATTTCGCTTGCCGTTATGGGGGCAGGCTTTATTACGACGAGATGGTGGCTGCCAGACAATGCATGGACACATTTGCTGGAAAGCGGCTTTGAAGCAGGTCTGGTCGGCGGGATTGCCGACTGGTTTGCGGTGACAGCCCTGTTCCGCCATCCGATGGGCATTCCCATTCCGCATACGTCCTTGCTGCTCAAAAACCGGAGGAAAATCGAGGGCTCGCTCATCAGCGCCATGGAAAATGAACTGCTGAATAAAGACAGCATTACCCGCAAGCTGTCGGGCTTTCAGCTGTTCGCAGGAGCTGCGTCGGCAGCGACCAAGCTGATTGGCAAGCGCAGGTTCAGAATGTCGGCAGTCGATTTTGCCCAGTCGGCTGTAGAGCGATTTCCCTTGGAGCGCATTAGCAGCGTGCTGCATGGCTTTTTGGCGGATTATGTGAAAAAGCAGGATTTTACGCCAATCGTTCGCAAGCTGGCGGATCGTTTCGTCCATGAGCGCTGGGATGAACGGGCGCTGGATTATGGTCTTGAGCATGTGGGCCACTGGATTCGCAAGCGTGAAACCGAGGAAATGCTCGGCAAGCTCGCCTTTAAGAAGCTGGAGGAGCTTAAGGTCGGCGGCTTCATGGGTTTTGCGCTGCAAGCTTTCGTCGGCTTTATGAATGAGGAGAAGCTCGGTGGTTTGATTCAGAACATGCTGCTCTCTACGATGCAGGAGCTTTCTTATCCTGGAAGCCCGCATCGGCAAAAGCTGCTGCTTGAGGTAAGAGCCCAGGCAGAGAAGCTTGCCGATAACGAAGAGCTAATGCTCAAGCTGAAGCAGCTTATTGAACAGGGTGTGGACAGCGTTGAAACGGAGCGCTTCATCCATTTGCGTCTGGAGGAGCTGCGGCAGCTTGTGCTGGACAAGCTGGAGGAGCAGCATCGCAGCGGTGGGCGCGCGATTGTGCAGGGATACCGTTTTGCAACGGATTATTTGAACGGCAAACAAGAGATGCTAGACAATTGGGAAAACGGCATTCGCGGATATCTCGTTCGACTTATTGAGAACAATCACTATCGCATCGGTGCGCTTGTTCGGGATAATCTTGAGCGGATGGATGACAAGGCGCTCGTCTCGATGCTGGAGGAAAAGGTCGGCAACGATTTGCAGTGGATTCGCGTCAACGGCGCATTATGCGGTTTTGTCGTAGGCGTCATTTTGTCCTTTTTCTAA